The following coding sequences lie in one Cronobacter universalis NCTC 9529 genomic window:
- the moaE gene encoding molybdopterin synthase catalytic subunit MoaE: protein MSETRIRVGHENFSVGDEYQWLAQCDEDGAVVTFTGKVRNHNLGDSVSALTLEHYPGMTEKALAEIVAEARGRWPLQRVSVIHRVGELWPGDEIVFVGVTGAHRSQAFDAAQFIMDYLKTRAPFWKREATPEGDRWVEARDSDQEAAKRW from the coding sequence ATGAGTGAAACCCGCATCCGCGTCGGCCATGAAAATTTCAGCGTCGGCGATGAATACCAGTGGCTGGCGCAGTGCGATGAAGACGGCGCGGTCGTCACTTTTACCGGCAAAGTGCGTAACCATAATCTCGGCGACAGCGTAAGCGCGCTGACGCTTGAGCACTATCCGGGCATGACGGAGAAAGCGCTGGCGGAGATCGTCGCCGAGGCGCGTGGCCGCTGGCCGCTGCAACGCGTGTCGGTTATCCACCGCGTGGGCGAGCTGTGGCCAGGCGATGAAATCGTTTTTGTCGGCGTGACCGGCGCGCACCGCAGCCAGGCGTTTGACGCGGCGCAGTTTATTATGGATTACCTGAAAACCCGCGCGCCGTTCTGGAAGCGCGAAGCCACGCCGGAAGGCGACCGCTGGGTGGAAGCGCGCGACAGCGATCAGGAGGCGGCGAAGCGCTGGTAA
- the moaC gene encoding cyclic pyranopterin monophosphate synthase MoaC: MSQLTHINAAGEAHMVDVSGKAETVREARAEAFVEMRPETLSMIVSGSHHKGDVFATARIAGIQAAKRTWELIPLCHPLLLSKVEVQLFADEARSRVRIESLCRLTGKTGVEMEALTAASVAALTIYDMCKAVQKDMVIGPVRLLAKSGGKSGDFQVDAHD, encoded by the coding sequence ATGTCGCAACTGACCCACATCAACGCCGCGGGCGAAGCCCATATGGTGGATGTCTCCGGCAAAGCGGAGACGGTGCGCGAGGCGCGCGCCGAAGCGTTTGTTGAAATGCGCCCCGAGACGCTGTCGATGATCGTAAGCGGCAGCCATCACAAAGGCGATGTGTTCGCCACGGCGCGCATCGCCGGCATTCAGGCCGCCAAACGCACCTGGGAGCTGATCCCGCTCTGTCATCCGCTGCTGCTGAGCAAAGTTGAAGTGCAGCTTTTCGCCGACGAAGCGCGAAGCCGCGTGCGTATTGAATCGCTCTGCCGTCTCACCGGCAAAACCGGCGTCGAGATGGAAGCGCTCACGGCGGCGTCGGTGGCGGCGCTCACGATTTACGACATGTGCAAAGCGGTGCAGAAAGATATGGTCATTGGCCCGGTGCGGCTGCTGGCGAAAAGCGGCGGCAAATCGGGCGATTTTCAGGTAGACGCTCATGATTAA
- a CDS encoding lysylphosphatidylglycerol synthase transmembrane domain-containing protein, with the protein MAKSHPKWRLTKKILTWLFFIAVVVLIVMYAQKVDWEEVWKVIKNYDRSALLISVALVILSYLLYGCYDLLGRAYCGHKLAKRQVMLVSFVCYAFNLTLSTWVGGVGMRYRLYSRLGLPGSTITRIFSLSITTNWLGYILLGGVIFTFGVVKLPAHWYIDEMTLRIIGIALLAVIAVYMWFCAFAKRRHMTIKGQKLVLPSWKFAIAQMVISSANWMAMGAIIWLLLGQEINYFFVLGVLLVSSIAGVIIHIPAGIGVLEAVFIALLGGEHVSHGAIIAALLAYRMLYFFAPLLLAIVIYLVLEGRAKKLRAKNEQKLAKAQGSDSVREENEEPPLSLAKEK; encoded by the coding sequence ATGGCGAAATCGCATCCGAAGTGGCGTCTGACGAAGAAAATCCTGACGTGGCTGTTTTTTATCGCCGTCGTCGTGCTGATTGTGATGTATGCGCAAAAAGTCGACTGGGAAGAGGTGTGGAAGGTCATCAAGAACTATGACCGTTCCGCCCTGCTTATCTCGGTGGCGCTGGTTATCCTGAGTTATCTGCTCTACGGCTGTTACGATCTGCTGGGCCGCGCCTACTGCGGCCATAAGCTCGCCAAACGGCAGGTGATGCTGGTCTCGTTCGTCTGCTACGCCTTTAACCTGACGCTCAGTACCTGGGTGGGCGGCGTGGGGATGCGCTACCGGCTTTACTCGCGCCTGGGGCTGCCGGGGAGCACTATTACGCGCATTTTCTCGCTGAGTATTACGACTAACTGGCTCGGTTATATCCTGCTCGGCGGCGTGATTTTCACCTTTGGCGTGGTGAAACTGCCGGCGCACTGGTATATCGACGAAATGACGCTGCGCATTATCGGCATCGCGCTGCTCGCCGTGATCGCGGTCTATATGTGGTTCTGCGCGTTCGCTAAACGCCGCCATATGACGATTAAAGGCCAGAAGCTGGTGCTGCCGTCGTGGAAATTCGCGATAGCGCAGATGGTGATTTCCAGCGCCAACTGGATGGCGATGGGCGCGATTATCTGGCTGCTGCTGGGCCAGGAGATTAACTATTTCTTTGTGCTGGGCGTGCTGCTGGTGAGCAGTATCGCCGGGGTGATTATCCATATCCCGGCGGGCATCGGGGTGCTGGAAGCGGTGTTTATCGCGCTGCTTGGCGGCGAACACGTGAGCCACGGCGCGATTATCGCGGCGCTGCTCGCCTACCGTATGCTCTATTTCTTCGCCCCGCTGCTACTGGCTATCGTTATCTATCTGGTGCTTGAAGGCCGCGCGAAGAAACTGCGCGCCAAAAACGAGCAGAAGCTCGCGAAAGCGCAGGGTTCTGACAGCGTGCGTGAGGAGAACGAGGAGCCGCCGCTGAGTCTCGCGAAAGAGAAGTGA
- the clsB gene encoding cardiolipin synthase ClsB → MKTTWRDGNHIELLENGDQFYPAVFDAIDKARSKVILETFIWFDDNVGRQLHEVILNAAQRGVSVEVLLDGYGSPDLSDEFVGTLTSAGVMFRYYDPRPRTMGMRTNVFRRMHRKIVVIDGEVAFVGGINYSAEHMSDYGPEAKQDYAVRVEGPVVQDIYHFVLSNLGEERVSRWWQRHYQQAVENTTPGEAQALFVWRDNNDHRDDIERHYLKMLANAKKEVIIANAYFFPGYRLLHAMRNAVRRGVKVKLIVQGEPDMPIVKVGARLLYNYLVKGGVEVYEYLRRPLHGKVALMDDHWATVGSSNLDPLSLSLNLEANLIIHDTQFNQTLRDNLTRLIREDCKQVDESMMPKRTWWNLAKSVIVFHFLRHFPAMVGWLPAHTPKLAQVPPPVQPEIETQDRVETENPGVKP, encoded by the coding sequence ATGAAAACGACCTGGCGTGACGGCAACCATATTGAGCTGTTAGAGAACGGCGACCAATTTTATCCCGCCGTGTTTGACGCCATCGACAAGGCGCGCAGTAAAGTCATTCTCGAAACCTTTATCTGGTTCGACGATAACGTGGGCCGCCAGTTGCATGAGGTTATCCTGAACGCCGCGCAGCGCGGCGTCAGCGTCGAAGTGCTGCTGGACGGCTACGGCTCGCCCGATCTCAGCGACGAGTTTGTCGGCACGCTCACCTCGGCGGGCGTGATGTTCCGCTATTACGATCCGCGCCCGCGCACGATGGGCATGCGCACTAACGTGTTCCGCCGCATGCACCGCAAAATCGTGGTGATCGACGGCGAAGTGGCGTTCGTCGGCGGCATTAACTACTCCGCCGAGCATATGAGCGATTACGGCCCGGAGGCGAAACAAGATTACGCGGTGCGCGTCGAAGGGCCGGTGGTGCAGGATATCTACCATTTCGTGCTCAGCAATCTCGGCGAAGAGCGCGTGAGCCGCTGGTGGCAGCGCCACTATCAGCAGGCGGTGGAGAACACCACGCCGGGCGAGGCGCAGGCGCTGTTTGTCTGGCGCGACAATAACGATCATCGCGACGATATCGAACGCCATTACCTCAAGATGCTGGCGAACGCCAAAAAAGAGGTGATCATCGCCAACGCCTATTTCTTCCCCGGCTATCGCCTGCTGCATGCGATGCGCAACGCCGTGCGCCGCGGCGTGAAAGTGAAGCTGATTGTGCAGGGTGAGCCGGATATGCCTATCGTTAAGGTAGGCGCGCGCCTGCTTTATAACTATCTGGTGAAGGGCGGCGTCGAAGTCTATGAATATCTGCGCCGCCCGCTGCATGGCAAGGTGGCGCTGATGGACGACCATTGGGCGACGGTGGGTTCCAGCAACCTCGACCCGCTGAGCCTGTCGCTTAACCTTGAGGCGAATCTGATTATTCACGACACGCAGTTTAACCAGACCCTGCGCGACAACCTGACGCGGCTGATTCGTGAAGACTGTAAACAGGTGGATGAGAGCATGATGCCGAAGCGCACCTGGTGGAATCTCGCCAAGAGCGTCATCGTGTTCCACTTCCTGCGCCACTTCCCGGCGATGGTGGGCTGGCTGCCCGCGCATACCCCGAAGCTCGCGCAGGTGCCGCCGCCGGTGCAACCTGAAATCGAAACCCAGGACCGGGTGGAGACTGAAAATCCTGGAGTAAAACCCTGA
- the moaB gene encoding molybdenum cofactor biosynthesis protein B: MSQVSAEFAPARVAILTVSSRRGEEDDTSGHFLQEAAHEAGHQVVDKAIVKENRYAIRAEVSRWIASDDVQVVLINGGTGFTAGDQVPEALQPLFDREIAGFGEMFRMLSFEEIGTAMMQSRAVAGIANDTLIFAMPGSTRACRTAWENIIAPQLDARTRPCNFHPHLKK; the protein is encoded by the coding sequence ATGAGTCAGGTTAGCGCAGAGTTTGCGCCGGCGCGCGTCGCCATTCTTACGGTGTCCAGCCGCCGCGGCGAAGAGGACGACACCTCCGGCCATTTTTTGCAGGAGGCCGCCCACGAAGCGGGCCATCAGGTTGTGGATAAAGCCATCGTCAAAGAGAACCGGTACGCCATTCGCGCGGAAGTCTCCCGCTGGATTGCCAGCGACGACGTGCAGGTGGTGCTGATTAACGGCGGCACCGGTTTTACCGCAGGCGATCAGGTGCCGGAGGCGCTACAGCCGTTGTTCGACCGCGAAATCGCGGGCTTTGGCGAAATGTTTCGCATGCTCTCGTTTGAAGAGATTGGCACCGCGATGATGCAGTCGCGCGCGGTGGCGGGCATCGCCAACGATACCCTGATTTTCGCGATGCCGGGCTCGACCCGCGCCTGTCGCACCGCCTGGGAAAATATCATCGCGCCGCAGCTCGACGCCCGCACGCGCCCCTGTAATTTTCACCCTCATCTGAAGAAGTAA
- the moaD gene encoding molybdopterin synthase sulfur carrier subunit has translation MINVLFFAQVRELTGVDAERVAAEFATVEALREHLAARGGRYALALESGKLLAAVNQTLVPFDHPLADGDEVAFFPPVTGG, from the coding sequence ATGATTAATGTGCTTTTCTTCGCGCAGGTGCGCGAGCTTACCGGCGTGGACGCCGAGCGCGTGGCGGCGGAGTTCGCGACCGTTGAGGCGCTGCGTGAACATCTCGCGGCGCGCGGCGGGCGTTACGCGCTGGCGCTGGAGTCAGGCAAGCTGCTGGCGGCCGTTAACCAGACGCTGGTGCCGTTTGATCATCCGCTCGCCGATGGCGATGAAGTGGCCTTTTTCCCGCCGGTGACCGGAGGCTGA
- a CDS encoding Bax inhibitor-1/YccA family protein, with protein sequence MDRFPRSNESIVQPRAGLQTFMAQVYGWMTCGLLLTAFVAWYSANNENLMMYIFSSRFVFFGLIIAQLALVFILSGLVHKLSPAVATALFMLYSALTGLTLSSIFLVYTYASIASTFVVTAGMFGVMSLYGYTTKRDLSGWGNILFMALIGLIIASLVNFWLKSTALMWAVTYIGVIVFVGLTAYDTQKLKSLGEQIDVNDHGNLRKYSILGALTLYLDFINLFLMLLRIFGNRR encoded by the coding sequence ATGGATCGATTCCCACGCTCAAATGAAAGCATTGTGCAGCCCCGCGCCGGGCTGCAAACGTTTATGGCTCAGGTGTATGGCTGGATGACCTGCGGTCTGTTGCTGACCGCCTTCGTCGCCTGGTATTCGGCCAACAACGAAAACCTGATGATGTATATCTTCTCCAGCCGGTTTGTGTTCTTCGGGCTTATCATCGCCCAGCTCGCCCTGGTGTTTATTCTCTCAGGACTGGTGCATAAGCTCAGCCCGGCGGTCGCCACCGCGCTGTTTATGCTCTATTCGGCGCTGACGGGGCTTACGCTCTCATCCATCTTTCTGGTCTATACCTACGCGTCTATCGCCAGCACGTTTGTGGTGACGGCGGGGATGTTCGGCGTGATGAGTCTGTATGGTTACACGACCAAACGCGATCTCAGCGGCTGGGGCAATATCCTGTTTATGGCGCTGATCGGCCTGATTATCGCGTCGCTGGTGAACTTCTGGCTGAAAAGCACCGCGCTGATGTGGGCGGTGACGTATATCGGCGTTATCGTGTTTGTGGGCCTGACGGCGTATGACACGCAGAAGCTGAAGAGCCTGGGCGAGCAGATTGACGTGAACGATCACGGGAATCTGCGTAAATATTCGATTCTCGGCGCGCTGACGCTGTATCTCGATTTCATCAACCTGTTCCTGATGCTGTTGCGGATTTTCGGCAACCGCCGGTAA